One genomic segment of Prochlorococcus marinus str. MIT 0919 includes these proteins:
- the rpmI gene encoding 50S ribosomal protein L35, translating to MPKLKTRKAAAKRFKATGTGKFMRRRAFRNHLLDHKSTKLKRHLATKAVVDDRDADNVSLMLPYS from the coding sequence ATGCCTAAACTAAAAACCCGCAAAGCTGCCGCTAAGCGGTTTAAAGCTACTGGCACTGGCAAGTTTATGCGACGTAGAGCTTTCAGAAATCATTTGCTTGATCACAAGAGCACAAAGCTAAAGCGTCATCTAGCTACTAAAGCAGTTGTTGATGATCGCGATGCGGATAACGTCAGCCTAATGCTTCCATACAGCTAA
- a CDS encoding aminotransferase class I/II-fold pyridoxal phosphate-dependent enzyme: MASKIVCSVELKFDDICEKRTKDVLINLEKVLNSFSKEGLGAHHFSSLTGYAHNDLGRELIDRVYANIFGCEKAAVRMQFVSGTHAITCALFGVLRPSDSLLSITGKPYDTLEEVIGLRGSGKGSLLEFGIKYDQLNIFDNGEINLPLLDKALDTSIDMIFIQRSCGYSWRPSLSINSIKDICNLIHAKQPDCICFVDNCYGEFVEPLEPTDVGADLIAGSLIKNPGGTIVPSGGYIAGRKDLVEKSCCRLTAPGIGSQGGSGFDLNRIVLQGLFLAPQMVSESLIGAELIAGVFNYLGFEVKPLPGMHRSDLIQGVQIGDSEILKVICRAFQNSSPVGSFLNPIPSSTPGYEMELIMAGGTFIDGSTSEFSADAPLKPPYNLFVQGGTHRSHVKIAIIRALVALHQTGFIDLSQKI, translated from the coding sequence TTGGCTTCAAAAATTGTTTGCTCAGTAGAACTAAAATTTGATGATATTTGTGAGAAGAGGACGAAAGATGTATTAATAAATCTTGAAAAAGTTTTAAATTCTTTTTCTAAAGAAGGTTTAGGTGCACATCATTTCTCTTCTTTAACTGGTTATGCCCATAATGATCTAGGTCGTGAGTTAATTGACAGAGTCTATGCAAATATTTTTGGTTGTGAAAAGGCAGCTGTCAGAATGCAATTTGTTAGCGGAACTCATGCAATAACATGCGCATTATTTGGTGTTTTGAGACCAAGTGATTCTTTATTATCTATTACAGGTAAACCGTATGACACTCTTGAAGAGGTAATTGGATTAAGAGGTTCAGGTAAAGGCTCGCTTCTTGAATTTGGTATTAAGTATGACCAATTAAATATTTTTGATAATGGGGAAATCAATTTACCTTTGTTAGATAAAGCTTTGGACACTTCGATAGATATGATCTTTATCCAGAGAAGTTGTGGATATTCTTGGCGACCATCTTTATCTATTAACTCTATTAAAGATATATGTAATTTGATTCATGCGAAACAACCAGATTGTATTTGTTTTGTTGATAATTGCTATGGAGAATTTGTTGAACCATTGGAGCCAACAGATGTTGGAGCAGATTTAATAGCAGGTTCATTAATCAAAAATCCTGGTGGAACAATAGTCCCCTCTGGAGGATATATTGCTGGGCGAAAAGATTTAGTAGAAAAATCTTGTTGTCGACTTACTGCTCCTGGTATAGGAAGCCAAGGCGGCTCAGGGTTTGATTTGAATCGAATAGTTTTGCAGGGTTTATTTTTAGCTCCTCAAATGGTTTCTGAATCTTTGATTGGGGCTGAATTGATTGCTGGAGTTTTCAATTATCTTGGTTTTGAAGTGAAACCATTACCTGGCATGCATCGCTCTGATTTGATTCAAGGAGTTCAAATAGGTGATTCTGAAATCTTAAAAGTGATTTGTAGAGCATTTCAAAATTCTTCACCTGTCGGCTCTTTTTTAAACCCCATTCCTTCTTCTACTCCTGGGTATGAAATGGAATTAATAATGGCAGGAGGGACATTTATTGATGGCAGTACTAGTGAGTTCTCAGCAGATGCTCCATTAAAGCCCCCATATAATCTTTTTGTACAAGGTGGTACACATCGTTCACATGTCAAAATTGCCATTATTCGAGCACTTGTTGCATTACATCAAACAGGTTTTATAGATTTAAGTCAGAAGATTTAA
- the rplT gene encoding 50S ribosomal protein L20, with the protein MSRVKRGNVARKRRNKILRIARGYQGGSGSLFRTANQRVMKALCNAYRDRKRRKRDFRRLWIARINAAARLNGVSYSKLMGNFKKADIKINRKMLAQLALIDPKSFENILTTVKK; encoded by the coding sequence ATGTCACGTGTAAAAAGAGGCAATGTTGCTAGAAAAAGGAGAAACAAGATTCTTCGCATAGCCCGGGGTTATCAGGGTGGAAGTGGAAGTTTATTTCGCACAGCAAATCAAAGAGTCATGAAAGCTCTTTGCAATGCTTATAGAGATAGGAAAAGACGCAAACGTGACTTCCGAAGATTATGGATAGCACGTATTAATGCTGCAGCAAGACTTAATGGGGTTAGCTATAGCAAATTAATGGGTAACTTTAAAAAAGCAGATATAAAGATAAATCGGAAAATGTTAGCGCAACTTGCATTAATAGATCCAAAGAGTTTTGAAAATATTTTAACAACGGTGAAAAAATAA
- a CDS encoding acyl-CoA desaturase — protein sequence MVSSVIGVKNAPLRKPVTAEKAVAASSKLQIPVKNNPVKPLGKFERRWGTILFMFAIHALTIYALLPRFWSWQAVSAMFTLYWITACLGVTLGYHRLLSHRSFKVPKWLERFFATCGALSCQHGPIDWVGLHRHHHTFSDTDVDHHDSNKGFWWSHMGWMFEEVPALNTVPRFTGDLVKDPYYLFLNKYFLLLQIPLGCFLFWIGTISEVGGWSMVLWGIPLRLVVVYHITWLVNSATHCWGTVAYESGDSSKNNRWVAALTFGEGWHNNHHAFPSSAKQGLQKGQIDLTWEHIKFLSSLGLATKIRLPMTS from the coding sequence GTGGTTTCTAGTGTTATAGGTGTAAAAAACGCTCCATTGCGTAAACCAGTCACCGCTGAGAAAGCAGTAGCAGCATCAAGCAAGCTTCAAATACCAGTTAAAAATAATCCCGTAAAGCCTTTAGGAAAATTTGAGCGTAGATGGGGAACAATTCTTTTTATGTTCGCAATTCATGCGTTAACAATATATGCCCTTCTTCCTAGGTTTTGGAGCTGGCAAGCTGTTAGTGCAATGTTTACACTTTACTGGATTACAGCTTGCCTGGGAGTGACACTTGGCTATCACAGACTTTTATCTCACAGATCTTTCAAAGTACCTAAATGGTTAGAACGTTTCTTTGCAACGTGTGGTGCCTTAAGTTGTCAACATGGCCCCATCGACTGGGTAGGTCTTCACAGACATCATCATACTTTTTCTGATACTGATGTTGATCATCATGACAGCAATAAAGGATTCTGGTGGAGCCACATGGGTTGGATGTTTGAAGAAGTACCAGCACTGAATACCGTGCCTCGTTTTACAGGCGATTTAGTAAAAGATCCTTATTATTTGTTCTTAAATAAATACTTTTTGCTGCTCCAAATTCCTCTTGGATGCTTCCTGTTTTGGATAGGAACCATAAGCGAAGTAGGTGGCTGGTCAATGGTTCTTTGGGGAATCCCTTTAAGGCTCGTAGTCGTTTATCACATAACCTGGCTAGTAAACTCTGCTACCCATTGTTGGGGAACGGTTGCCTATGAGAGTGGTGATAGTTCTAAAAATAATCGTTGGGTGGCAGCTCTAACTTTTGGAGAAGGCTGGCATAATAATCACCATGCATTTCCAAGCTCTGCCAAGCAAGGCCTTCAAAAAGGGCAAATTGATCTGACTTGGGAACATATAAAGTTCTTAAGCTCTTTAGGGCTAGCAACCAAAATAAGGCTGCCTATGACGTCCTAA
- a CDS encoding tetratricopeptide repeat protein, whose protein sequence is MNLSLPQTYLIGLSGLLLIIAILVGRQVLRVRKDEAELMKLEKSGNSDSTDAAKLYELGSVQLRKRLYPQATGTLKKSLKMLKDEPSDAKAIIENALGFALAAQDNFKEAINHYQKAIQSKPNYPVALNNLAFAKQKLMEENEALELYQSVLKIDSKNKTALKQSQKIIRRKEGTSSNIVYKKGF, encoded by the coding sequence ATGAACCTATCCCTTCCTCAAACATATCTCATAGGCCTTAGTGGCTTATTACTAATAATTGCAATTTTAGTTGGGAGACAAGTGCTAAGAGTTAGAAAAGATGAGGCAGAGCTAATGAAATTGGAAAAGAGTGGAAATAGTGATTCTACTGATGCGGCAAAATTATACGAGCTTGGATCTGTTCAGTTAAGGAAAAGGTTATATCCCCAAGCAACTGGGACATTAAAAAAATCTCTTAAGATGCTAAAAGACGAACCAAGTGATGCAAAGGCAATCATAGAAAATGCCCTTGGTTTTGCACTTGCAGCTCAAGATAATTTTAAAGAGGCTATAAATCATTACCAAAAAGCAATTCAATCTAAGCCAAATTACCCAGTAGCATTAAATAATCTTGCTTTTGCAAAGCAGAAATTAATGGAAGAGAATGAAGCTTTAGAATTATATCAATCAGTTTTAAAAATAGATTCTAAGAATAAAACAGCTCTAAAACAAAGTCAAAAAATTATAAGGAGAAAAGAAGGAACTTCATCTAACATAGTTTATAAGAAAGGTTTCTAA
- a CDS encoding thiazole synthase gives MTSNLKIGHKSFSSRLFTGTGKYKSTAVMKESLEKSKCEVVTVAIRRVQSSESGHEGLMEAIDWQRFWMLPNTAGCTNAEDAIRVARLGRELAKLSGQEDNNFIKLEVIPDKKYLLPDPFGTLEAAEQLIKEGFEVLPYINSDPLLAKRLEEIGCATVMPLGSAIGSAQGIRNTSNIQIIIENAKIPVIVDAGIGVPSHAAEAMEMGADAVLINSAIALAQNAPLMAEAMYKGVEAGRQAFLAGRLEEKEIASASSPKIGIISNQDS, from the coding sequence ATGACAAGTAATCTAAAAATAGGTCATAAAAGTTTTTCAAGTAGGCTCTTCACTGGAACTGGTAAGTATAAAAGTACTGCCGTAATGAAAGAAAGTCTAGAAAAATCAAAATGCGAGGTTGTGACAGTAGCTATAAGAAGAGTTCAATCATCAGAAAGTGGCCATGAAGGCCTCATGGAAGCTATAGATTGGCAAAGGTTTTGGATGCTACCTAATACTGCTGGTTGTACAAATGCCGAAGATGCAATAAGAGTTGCAAGATTAGGCAGAGAACTAGCGAAACTATCTGGTCAAGAAGATAATAATTTCATTAAGCTAGAAGTCATTCCTGATAAAAAATATCTATTGCCTGATCCATTTGGAACTCTTGAAGCCGCAGAACAACTTATTAAAGAAGGCTTTGAAGTTCTTCCTTATATAAATTCTGACCCTTTATTAGCAAAAAGGCTCGAAGAAATTGGTTGTGCGACAGTAATGCCTCTAGGCTCAGCAATTGGTTCTGCTCAAGGAATTCGCAATACAAGCAATATTCAGATAATTATTGAAAACGCAAAAATTCCCGTCATCGTCGATGCAGGAATTGGGGTGCCAAGTCATGCGGCCGAAGCCATGGAGATGGGCGCTGATGCTGTTCTGATAAACAGTGCAATTGCTTTGGCTCAAAATGCACCTTTAATGGCAGAAGCTATGTATAAAGGCGTAGAAGCAGGCAGACAAGCGTTTCTTGCCGGTCGACTAGAAGAGAAAGAAATCGCCTCAGCAAGCTCACCAAAAATTGGAATTATTTCAAATCAAGATTCTTAA
- the gcvH gene encoding glycine cleavage system protein GcvH, which produces MEFNFPNQFLFADSHEYAFPEGDLAKIGISAFAVDQLGDIVFVDLPDVGSTLKRGESFGSIESVKAVEEMYSPLTGEVVKVNESVLSEPERIQNDPHGEGWLLQIRIEDSSELNQLLESASYASKVSAN; this is translated from the coding sequence ATGGAATTTAACTTTCCTAATCAGTTTCTTTTTGCTGATAGTCATGAATACGCTTTTCCCGAAGGCGATTTGGCTAAGATTGGTATCAGTGCTTTTGCTGTTGACCAACTAGGTGACATTGTTTTTGTTGACCTTCCAGATGTTGGATCAACCTTGAAAAGAGGGGAAAGCTTTGGATCAATTGAGTCTGTGAAAGCTGTTGAAGAAATGTATTCTCCATTAACTGGTGAAGTTGTTAAAGTCAATGAATCAGTTCTCTCTGAACCTGAGAGAATTCAGAATGATCCTCATGGTGAGGGATGGTTGCTGCAAATTCGCATAGAAGATTCATCAGAATTGAATCAATTGCTTGAGTCTGCTTCTTATGCTTCTAAAGTTTCAGCTAACTAA
- the rplI gene encoding 50S ribosomal protein L9: protein MAKRVQVVLKEDILSLGKDGDVVEVAPGYARNFLLPHGKALPVTAAVMKQVEHRKAKQKELEAALKKEALEFETALKTIGRFTVKKQVGEDGVLFGSVTNGDIAEAIEKATKKEIDRRTISVPEVHGTGNYKVQIKLHSEVTAEVNVEVISY, encoded by the coding sequence ATGGCTAAACGAGTTCAAGTTGTTCTTAAAGAAGACATCCTTAGCCTTGGAAAAGATGGCGATGTTGTAGAAGTTGCACCTGGATATGCTCGAAACTTCCTACTTCCACATGGAAAAGCATTACCAGTAACAGCTGCTGTTATGAAACAAGTAGAACACCGCAAAGCCAAGCAAAAAGAACTTGAAGCGGCCTTAAAGAAAGAAGCTCTTGAGTTTGAAACAGCGTTAAAAACAATTGGAAGGTTTACAGTTAAAAAGCAAGTAGGTGAAGATGGTGTTTTATTTGGATCAGTAACCAATGGAGATATTGCAGAAGCAATTGAAAAAGCAACAAAAAAAGAAATCGATCGCCGGACTATTTCAGTTCCAGAAGTTCACGGTACTGGAAACTATAAAGTGCAAATCAAACTTCATAGTGAAGTAACAGCAGAAGTAAATGTTGAGGTAATTAGTTACTAA
- a CDS encoding glycosyltransferase family 4 protein: protein MKIAFFTETFLPKVDGIVTRLTKTVEHLVKAGDEVVVFCPEGCPEEYMGAKVVGVPAMPLPLYPELKLGLPGPAVSEALDTLKPDLIHVVNPAVLGLGGIWLAKTNGIPLVASYHTHLPKYLEHYGMGMLEPLLWELLKAAHNQAVLNLCTSTAMVKELSEKGIQNTALWQRGVDTEIFKPELRSETMRKRLLGKYSDEGALLIYVGRLSAEKQIERIKPVLEALPETRLALVGDGPYRPQLEKIFQNTSTTFVGYLAGEELASAYASGDAFLFPSSTETLGLVLLEAMAAGCPVVGANKGGIPDIINNCKNGCLYDPDGENDGSTSLIHATQQLLGNALERKAMRNAARLEAEKWGWNSATEQLKTFYREILEKEANKIAA, encoded by the coding sequence GTGAAGATTGCTTTTTTTACCGAAACTTTTCTTCCAAAAGTTGATGGAATAGTTACACGGCTTACAAAGACAGTAGAGCACCTCGTCAAAGCAGGAGACGAAGTAGTTGTTTTCTGCCCAGAAGGTTGTCCAGAAGAATATATGGGAGCAAAGGTGGTTGGAGTTCCAGCTATGCCCTTACCGCTTTACCCAGAACTAAAGCTTGGTCTTCCAGGTCCTGCAGTTTCAGAGGCTTTGGATACTCTAAAACCAGATTTAATTCACGTTGTCAATCCTGCTGTCCTTGGCTTAGGAGGTATTTGGCTTGCTAAAACCAATGGGATACCTTTAGTAGCCAGCTATCACACACATCTTCCTAAATATCTAGAACATTATGGAATGGGTATGCTTGAACCACTACTCTGGGAACTATTAAAAGCAGCTCATAATCAAGCAGTTCTAAACCTTTGCACATCAACTGCCATGGTCAAAGAACTAAGTGAAAAGGGTATTCAAAATACCGCTTTATGGCAAAGAGGAGTAGATACAGAAATTTTCAAGCCAGAATTACGCAGTGAAACAATGCGTAAAAGACTATTAGGAAAATATAGCGATGAAGGAGCCCTTCTTATTTACGTTGGACGACTATCTGCAGAAAAACAAATTGAGCGTATTAAACCTGTTTTAGAAGCTTTACCTGAAACAAGACTTGCATTAGTTGGTGATGGTCCTTATCGTCCCCAACTAGAAAAAATCTTTCAAAATACTTCAACTACATTCGTTGGGTATCTAGCAGGTGAGGAATTAGCTAGTGCTTATGCATCTGGAGATGCATTTTTATTTCCTTCAAGCACAGAAACTTTAGGATTAGTTTTACTAGAAGCAATGGCCGCAGGCTGTCCAGTCGTAGGGGCTAATAAAGGAGGTATTCCAGATATTATTAATAACTGCAAAAACGGATGCCTTTATGACCCTGATGGAGAAAATGATGGTTCAACGAGTCTAATCCATGCAACTCAACAACTCTTAGGTAATGCACTTGAAAGAAAGGCTATGAGAAATGCTGCTCGGTTAGAAGCAGAAAAATGGGGATGGAATAGTGCTACTGAACAATTAAAAACCTTTTATCGCGAAATTCTTGAAAAAGAAGCAAACAAGATAGCTGCTTAA
- the gcvP gene encoding aminomethyl-transferring glycine dehydrogenase, which yields MHSNFENFFDRHIGIDHADQMRMLESLGYQDLNDFIVDVIPSQILDISQTSNSLPKGLSELEALEELNQIARLNIVNRSLIGLGYYGTIMPASIKRNILENPSWYTSYTPYQAEIAQGRLEALFNFQTLVSELTGLPVSNASLLDEATAAAEAMNLAFSAQKGIKSRKFLVDQALLPQTLAVLQTRAEPLNIILEEINPIDAEPDEDVFGVLIQLPGSDGGLWDPTLFIEKAHKVGALVVVAIDPLAQVLLAPVGDLGADIAIGSAQRFGVPMGFGGPHAAFFATKDSFKRQIPGRLVGQSVDKNGQLALRLALQTREQHIRRDKATSNICTAQVLLAVISSFYAVYHGPDGLEAIAKRILKLRHFIEIHLKELGYSVKEKIRFDTIEITCPESSQVHQLAALSGFNLRILPLGSSIENSTGFAFCIDELSNESEVKNLCEIFAKAKGKVFNNSININDLSFKKILSGIPLRSNSWLNQSVFQEYRSETELMRYMHKLAGKDFSLVHGMIPLGSCTMKLNASSELIPISWKEFSSIHPLAPTDQSRGYSQLIKDLQNWISYLTGFKGASLQPNAGSQGEYAGLLVIRAWHKSRGQESREICLIPTSAHGTNPASAVMSGYKVVPVACDQQGNIDLEDLQEKVIHYSSELAVLMVTYPSTHGVFEPKIREICNLVHKYGGQVYLDGANLNAQVGLCKPGEYGADVCHLNLHKTFCIPHGGGGPGVGPIAVAEHLIPFLPGHPFVDCERNTAIGAISAAPFGSAGILPISWMYIRMMGLKGLQKASSIAILSANYLAKRLEAYYPILFRGPNGNVAHECILDLRPIKNKTGIEVDDIAKRLMDYGFHAPTVSWPVAGTLMVEPTESESFSELNRFCDAMIAIRYEIEAIELGKSDRNNNVLRLSPHTLETVTSEQWDRPYSRKQAAFPLEGQAQNKFWPAVSRIDNAFGDRNLICSCSPMEDFVEN from the coding sequence ATGCATAGTAACTTTGAAAACTTTTTTGATCGTCATATAGGTATAGATCATGCTGATCAGATGCGAATGTTGGAATCTTTGGGATATCAAGATTTAAATGATTTCATTGTTGATGTTATTCCTTCTCAAATTCTTGATATAAGTCAAACTTCTAATTCACTACCTAAAGGGCTAAGTGAATTAGAAGCTCTTGAAGAATTAAATCAAATTGCACGCTTAAATATTGTTAATCGTTCTTTGATAGGGCTTGGTTACTACGGCACAATAATGCCAGCTTCAATAAAACGCAATATCCTTGAAAACCCTTCCTGGTACACATCTTATACCCCTTATCAAGCAGAAATAGCTCAAGGCAGATTAGAAGCATTATTTAATTTTCAAACGTTAGTTAGTGAATTAACTGGATTGCCTGTCTCTAATGCTTCTTTGTTGGATGAAGCAACAGCAGCAGCAGAAGCAATGAACCTTGCCTTTTCAGCACAAAAAGGCATCAAGTCTCGCAAGTTTCTGGTAGACCAGGCTTTGCTTCCACAGACACTGGCAGTTTTGCAAACTAGAGCTGAACCTTTAAACATTATTTTAGAAGAAATAAATCCTATTGATGCTGAACCAGATGAAGATGTTTTTGGCGTATTAATTCAATTACCAGGCTCTGATGGAGGTCTATGGGATCCGACTTTATTTATAGAAAAAGCACATAAAGTTGGAGCATTGGTTGTCGTTGCGATAGATCCTTTGGCTCAAGTTTTATTAGCGCCAGTAGGTGATTTGGGTGCGGATATTGCCATAGGTAGTGCTCAAAGATTCGGAGTTCCTATGGGTTTTGGTGGGCCTCACGCAGCTTTTTTTGCAACTAAAGATAGTTTTAAGCGACAAATCCCAGGACGTCTCGTTGGTCAATCTGTTGATAAGAATGGTCAATTGGCTTTACGGTTGGCATTACAAACTAGAGAGCAACATATTCGAAGAGATAAGGCGACGAGTAATATTTGCACTGCACAAGTTTTGCTTGCTGTAATTTCATCTTTCTATGCTGTGTATCATGGCCCAGATGGCTTGGAAGCAATAGCTAAAAGAATTCTGAAATTACGTCATTTCATTGAAATTCATTTAAAGGAGCTTGGTTATTCAGTTAAGGAAAAGATTCGTTTCGACACAATTGAAATTACATGCCCAGAATCGTCTCAAGTGCATCAATTAGCAGCTTTAAGTGGATTTAATCTTAGGATATTACCTTTAGGGTCTTCAATCGAAAATTCCACTGGTTTTGCATTTTGTATAGATGAATTAAGTAATGAATCTGAAGTCAAAAACCTTTGTGAGATTTTTGCAAAAGCCAAAGGAAAAGTATTTAATAATTCTATAAATATAAATGACTTATCTTTTAAAAAGATATTATCTGGTATTCCATTAAGATCTAATTCTTGGTTAAATCAAAGTGTTTTTCAAGAATATAGATCAGAAACAGAATTGATGCGTTATATGCATAAATTAGCAGGTAAAGATTTTTCACTTGTTCATGGAATGATACCTCTAGGTAGTTGCACAATGAAATTAAATGCTTCCTCAGAGTTGATACCTATTAGTTGGAAAGAGTTTTCTTCAATTCATCCACTTGCCCCTACTGATCAATCTCGTGGGTATTCACAATTGATTAAAGATTTACAAAATTGGATCTCATATCTTACTGGATTTAAAGGAGCATCTTTGCAACCCAATGCTGGTTCTCAAGGCGAGTATGCTGGTTTACTTGTCATTCGTGCTTGGCATAAATCTAGAGGTCAAGAAAGCAGGGAAATCTGTTTAATACCTACAAGTGCACATGGCACAAATCCTGCTAGTGCAGTTATGTCTGGTTATAAGGTTGTTCCAGTTGCATGTGATCAACAGGGGAATATAGATTTGGAAGATCTTCAAGAGAAGGTTATACATTATTCATCAGAATTGGCAGTTTTGATGGTTACTTATCCATCTACTCATGGAGTTTTTGAGCCTAAAATTCGCGAGATATGTAATTTAGTCCATAAATATGGTGGACAAGTTTATTTAGATGGTGCCAATCTCAATGCTCAGGTTGGTCTTTGCAAACCTGGCGAATATGGAGCAGATGTCTGTCATTTAAACCTACATAAAACTTTTTGTATTCCACATGGAGGAGGAGGGCCTGGTGTGGGACCAATTGCAGTTGCAGAACATTTGATTCCCTTTTTACCAGGACATCCTTTTGTTGATTGTGAAAGAAATACTGCTATTGGTGCAATCTCTGCGGCTCCATTTGGTAGTGCAGGCATTTTGCCTATTAGTTGGATGTATATCAGGATGATGGGCTTAAAAGGTTTGCAAAAAGCAAGTTCGATAGCGATTCTTTCTGCTAATTATCTTGCAAAGCGCTTGGAAGCTTATTATCCAATTTTATTTAGAGGTCCTAATGGCAATGTTGCCCATGAATGCATTCTAGATTTAAGACCTATTAAAAATAAAACAGGGATAGAAGTAGATGATATAGCTAAGAGATTGATGGATTATGGATTTCATGCACCAACTGTAAGTTGGCCTGTCGCAGGTACATTGATGGTTGAACCTACTGAAAGTGAAAGTTTTAGTGAGTTGAATCGTTTTTGCGATGCAATGATTGCAATTCGATATGAGATAGAGGCTATTGAATTAGGAAAAAGTGACAGGAACAATAATGTTTTGCGACTTTCACCACATACTTTAGAAACAGTGACTTCCGAGCAGTGGGATAGGCCTTATTCGAGAAAACAAGCTGCTTTTCCTTTAGAAGGTCAGGCTCAAAACAAGTTCTGGCCTGCTGTTTCTAGAATTGATAATGCTTTTGGGGATAGGAATTTGATATGTAGTTGCAGTCCTATGGAAGACTTTGTAGAAAATTAA
- a CDS encoding NAD-dependent epimerase/dehydratase family protein — protein sequence MKVFVLGGDGFCGWPCSVNLADHGHDVLIIDNLSRRKIDVDLEVESLTPIASIGERLKAWEEVGGKPMRFINLDVSREYQRLLDLLIEEKPDAIVHFAEQRAAPYSMKSSSTKRYTVDNNVNGTHNLLAAIVESKMDPHVVHLGTMGVYGYGSHRGATIPEGYLKVEVPQPDGTRFEEEILHPASPGSVYHMTKTLDQLLFLYYNKNDLIKITDLHQGIVWGTNTEATLKDPRLTNRFDYDGDYGTVLNRFLMQAAINYPLTVHGTGGQTRAFIHIRDSVKCVQLALENPPDKGERVKIFNQMTESHQIGDLAKKVASLTGAEINYLPNPRNEAVENDLIVDNRCFIELGLKPTTLDDGLLTEVVDVARKWANRCDQKRIPCISAWTPTQAKAIK from the coding sequence GTGAAAGTATTTGTTCTTGGTGGTGACGGCTTCTGTGGTTGGCCTTGTTCTGTGAACTTGGCTGATCATGGTCATGATGTTCTAATCATTGACAATCTCAGCCGACGCAAAATAGATGTTGATCTAGAAGTGGAGTCTTTAACTCCAATTGCATCTATAGGAGAACGTTTAAAAGCGTGGGAAGAAGTCGGGGGTAAACCTATGCGGTTTATCAACCTTGATGTTTCTCGCGAATATCAACGTTTACTTGATTTATTAATCGAGGAAAAACCAGATGCAATAGTTCATTTTGCCGAACAACGAGCTGCACCATATTCAATGAAAAGTAGCTCCACAAAGAGATATACCGTAGATAACAATGTAAACGGGACTCATAACCTCTTAGCAGCGATCGTGGAATCAAAGATGGATCCCCATGTGGTTCATTTAGGAACCATGGGTGTATATGGCTATGGATCTCATAGAGGTGCAACTATTCCGGAAGGTTATTTAAAAGTTGAAGTGCCCCAACCTGATGGAACAAGATTTGAAGAAGAAATACTCCACCCCGCTAGTCCTGGAAGCGTTTATCACATGACCAAAACGCTTGATCAATTGTTATTTCTTTACTACAACAAAAATGACTTAATTAAAATTACTGACTTACATCAAGGCATTGTTTGGGGTACCAATACAGAAGCAACTCTCAAAGATCCTCGTCTAACTAATAGATTCGATTATGACGGAGATTATGGAACAGTATTAAATAGATTTTTAATGCAAGCAGCGATCAATTACCCACTCACTGTGCACGGAACTGGAGGACAAACAAGAGCGTTTATTCATATAAGAGACTCTGTAAAATGCGTACAACTTGCTTTGGAAAATCCTCCTGATAAAGGGGAGAGGGTCAAGATATTTAATCAAATGACTGAAAGTCATCAAATAGGAGATCTTGCTAAAAAAGTTGCATCTTTAACTGGTGCAGAAATTAATTACCTTCCAAACCCCCGTAATGAAGCAGTCGAAAATGATCTGATTGTTGATAATCGTTGTTTTATAGAGCTAGGATTAAAACCTACAACTCTTGATGACGGTTTATTAACTGAAGTAGTTGATGTTGCACGAAAATGGGCCAACCGATGTGATCAAAAACGTATACCATGCATATCTGCTTGGACACCAACCCAAGCAAAAGCTATTAAATAG